Proteins encoded within one genomic window of Gammaproteobacteria bacterium:
- a CDS encoding DNA methyltransferase yields the protein MNRHFYKNRGVRLFNGDAVEILDSLPKGSIDLVFADPPYNLSNDGFTCHAGKRASVNKGKWDKSNGAEKDYEFHRNWIGACRRVLKDSGSLWVSGTYHSIYACGFALQQQGWHLLNEICWYKPNAAPHLACRMFAASHETLLWARKTKTAKHKFNYRLMKESNWEGDFIKQPNKQMRSVWAINTPKAGEKKYGKHPTQKPESLLERIVLSCTDENDIVLDPFCGSATTGVVALRHGRHFVGIDSEKAFLGNMAKKRIEDVLVRGGVPTSETGMGGTGVGYFDSLFGSQ from the coding sequence TTGAACCGACATTTTTATAAAAACCGCGGGGTCAGACTGTTCAACGGCGATGCAGTCGAAATCCTCGATTCGCTTCCCAAAGGAAGCATTGATTTGGTTTTCGCCGACCCGCCATACAACCTTTCCAACGACGGCTTTACCTGCCACGCGGGAAAACGCGCCAGCGTGAACAAGGGCAAATGGGACAAAAGCAATGGGGCGGAGAAGGATTATGAATTTCACCGCAACTGGATTGGGGCGTGCCGCCGGGTGCTGAAAGACAGCGGGTCGCTGTGGGTTTCGGGCACCTACCATTCCATTTATGCGTGCGGTTTCGCGTTACAGCAACAAGGGTGGCATCTGCTGAATGAGATTTGCTGGTATAAACCGAATGCCGCCCCTCATCTGGCGTGCCGCATGTTTGCCGCAAGTCACGAAACCCTGCTTTGGGCGCGGAAAACAAAAACGGCGAAACATAAATTCAATTACCGATTGATGAAAGAATCCAATTGGGAGGGTGATTTTATCAAACAGCCGAACAAACAGATGCGAAGCGTTTGGGCGATTAACACGCCGAAGGCCGGAGAGAAAAAGTATGGCAAGCATCCCACTCAAAAGCCCGAATCGCTTTTGGAAAGAATCGTATTATCCTGCACCGATGAAAACGACATCGTGCTCGATCCGTTTTGCGGGAGCGCGACCACCGGAGTCGTCGCCTTGCGGCATGGCCGACATTTTGTCGGCATTGATTCCGAAAAAGCATTCCTCGGGAATATGGCGAAGAAAAGAATTGAGGATGTGCTTGTCCGGGGAGGCGTGCCAACTTCCGAAACCGGTATGGGAGGAACGGGCGTCGGGTATTTCGACAGTCTTTTCGGAAGCCAATAA